One window from the genome of Cryptomeria japonica chromosome 6, Sugi_1.0, whole genome shotgun sequence encodes:
- the LOC131043650 gene encoding transcription termination factor MTERF4, chloroplastic yields the protein MCKRAPWLQRLRTLDQVERFVEMLSKNGFKEDQIAKLMISVPTHLTTRVSRLLEPKFQFFKEWGIQGEDLANILTSRPRILTSTLEQDLLPRMVILQNLFQSQDLFVKVVRKSPIVLTYDAKKTLKPSLAFWEGFGFSDWELAKLISSRPSLLQYSSLAPDKVDFFHKIDIDKGSKMYQYVLVSVVTYPMKTLEAKMQNLQLCGLSEEKAFELLRVCPKTLGFRVEKVSEVMDFIVNTMELPANSVVKYPKFLTMNLNRVIRPRFLVWRSLTSMYGRKYRKGLSLHVILFMPEKKFLSDVLNRRPALYPIYEMALANVSEFSSKV from the coding sequence ATGTGCAAACGTGCTCCGTGGCTGCAGAGGCTCCGAACCCTCGATCAGGTTGAGCGATTCGTCGAAATGCTGAGCAAAAATGGGTTCAAGGAAGACCAGATCGCCAAACTAATGATAAGCGTGCCCACACATCTGACTACCAGGGTGAGCAGACTACTGGAACCCAAGTTTCAGTTTTTCAAAGAGTGGGGCATTCAGGGGGAGGACTTGGCCAATATTTTGACCAGCAGACCCCGTATATTGACCAGCACACTGGAGCAAGATCTTCTTCCCAGAATGGTGATTCTGCAAAACTTGTTTCAGTCGCAGGATTTGTTCGTCAAAGTCGTGCGGAAAAGCCCTATAGTTCTGACTTACGATGCGAAAAAAACCCTGAAACCCTCTCTTGCTTTTTGGGAGGGATTTGGTTTTAGCGACTGGGAGCTTGCGAAGTTAATAAGCTCGCGGCCGAGCCTTCTGCAGTACTCTTCTTTGGCGCCGGATAAGGTTGATTTTTTTCACAAGATTGATATCGACAAAGGAAGCAAAATGTACCAGTATGTTTTGGTCTCTGTGGTTACTTACCCCATGAAAACACTAGAAGCTAAAATGCAAAATCTTCAACTGTGCGGACTCTCGGAGGAGAAAGCGTTTGAGTTGCTAAGAGTTTGTCCTAAAACCCTTGGTTTTAGGGTGGAGAAGGTTAGTGAAGTGATGGATTTCATAGTCAATACGATGGAGCTTCCTGCCAATTCTGTGGTGAAGTACCCAAAATTTTTAACAATGAATTTGAATAGGGTTATTAGACCTCGGTTTCTAGTTTGGCGATCGTTGACGTCCATGTATGGGCGAAAGtatcgtaagggcttgtcgcttcATGTTATTTTGTTCATGCCGGAGAAGAAGTTTCTTAGCGATGTTTTAAACAGGCGTCCGGCATTGTATCCAATTTATGAAATGGCTTTGGCTAACGTTTCAGAGTTCTCGAGTAAAGTCTAA